The genomic DNA CCCTACCTGGTGCAAACAGTTATCCTCACCCGAGTAGCTGGTACCTCCTCCCCCATGCCCCCCGGAGAAGAATTAGCCACCTTAGCCTCCCATAGAGCCAGTTTATGTCTACACCTAGCTGCCAAGCATGTCACCCAGTGTCAGCAGGAATTACTCCAACACTACCCCCCAGACACCCCAGTAGCCATTTGTCACCGTGTAGGCTGGCCAGATGAGAGGATAGTCATTGTACCCCTGACGGCTATGGCCCAAACCACAAAAGAATATGGGCTTACCCGCCATACCCTTTATATTGTCAGTCCCGCTTTACAACAACACGATAACATAAATGGCCATCGCTCCCATCTGTATCATCCCCAATACGGGCACAGGTTTAGAAGCAGTTAGGCAGGTGGGCCATTAGATAAACCCACCTTAGGCCCTGTCTACAACAACTCTTTTGCCCTTTTGGCCAAAGCCTCCCCTGTTAGACCATTATAGGCCATTAACTGAGCCGCAGTAGCAGTGGTTTCCCCCCGCTTCCACGCAAACACATCCCTCGGGAGCTTACTACGTAATAATACAGGCTCCAACATAGCACTGCCACCACCGGTAACCCCAATCAGCACATCCCCCCCAAATAACTCCTCAAACCCCTCATGGTCTAGGAAAAGGCCATCCGCCGCCATACTGCTTTCCCAAGCCACATCTGTAGGCCGATACAAACGACGAGGGCTAATCACCGACACTACCTTCACGCCAATTCCCTCACCTTCTAGAATTCTTGCCGCCGCCAACACTGGTTGCAAAATCATATCCCCCACCACTGCAAAAACCACCTTCCCCTTGCCTTCAGACTGGTGTATGATTACCCCGCCCCTATCCAAGGCTTCTCTGGTTTGCTGGAAGGTAGTCAATACCGGTAAGGCAGTCTTGCTAGCAGTGATAATAATCCCCTTATTCTTGGTGTTTAGAGCCCACTCATAACACACCTGAATACTATTAGCATCGCAGGGGAAAAGAGGAAACACATTCCCATTACGCATCATAGCTGCTAAGTAGTTTTCAATTTCAGGGCGTTGGTGGGTCCAACCGTTACGCCCCTGTTCCAAGGCCCCTGCAGTAAAAAGTGTTATGGTAGAAGGGGTTTCCCGCCTCAACTCCGCCATTGCCTGGGTTACAGTTTGCCAGATGGGCAGCCCGTTTACTGCAAAAGACTCGTAGGAACACCAGAGACTCCGACCCCCCAAAAGTGCTAAACTGGCTGCTAGACCCGCACAAGCATCTTCACTCAAGGGCTCATATACCTGTCCCTCTGGTTGTTGATAATAAGTCTCATCCACAGTGGGGTGGATGATTTTTAAACCCATGTTGACGTTGTTTATCCCCGAGGCGGCATTGCCGTCAGCATTAGTAATTACAAACTTAGGATCTTTTTTGCCTACATGGACTATAATCTCCCCCATGGCCGTGGTGGCCACCTTCTTTTCCCCAATGGCATATTCAGTGAGGGGTAATTCCCCTAATTCGGGCAAAGGATATACAAATTCTGTCACAGCCTTTTCCGCATTTGGCCCACCCCCCGCACGGACAAAATTAGTACGCACCAACTCCCATGCCTCTTCTGTTAAAGCCCTTTCCTTTAGGGCATTGGCTATATAGTCCTTATCTAGACTATCACCTGGGTAGAGATTATGAGATTTAGATCCCGTTTTGTGCACCCCTGCCCCCTTCAGTTGTTTAATGATTAATACGGTAAGATTACCACTCAAAGCACTCTTGGCCGCTTTATCAGTAGCAGTCAACACCGCCTGGGTGAATTCCAAACGCTTTTCCCAAGAAAACTTAGTGCTGTCTACATAGTCTCCCTCCTGAGAGGCATCATCAAACTCCTTCGCATCCACCAGGATGACCTCCTTAAACCCATGGGCGCGCCAGTAGGCCACCATTTCCTCATTAGTTTTGGTGGATACCATGCTATGGTGTTCCTGGGAGTAACCATTCCACACTAAAATGGGTAGGAAATTAGTAATGTGGGGATAAGCCGTGTTGAAGTGGGCAAAACTACTCATAACATACGGCTCACCCAACCCTCCATCCCCGATGGTAACCGGGAAGAGGACGTTAGGATGTAAGAAAGCGGCTGCCATAGCAAAATGTTGTCCCTGCCCCAGTGGCCCTGCCGGATTTAGCAAACCTGGTATTTGCCCCGATAAATGACCCAAAAGGCCATGCATTTCCCGAAAACGCTCGCTCAGCTCCTCTACTGTGTATATCCCCATTTTCTCCAGGGAGCGATCCAAGAACACCATACTATAAAAGCCAGGGGCATGGTGTCCTACCTCTGTGATAATATTCTTGTATCCCAACATAACTAGAGCCGCTATCCCCTCCGCAATACTAGCAAAGCCCCCCGGGTGCCCTGACTCCTTACTGGCAGTTATGTGCAAAGTAAGATAGCGGAGGGCGTCTGCCGCCAATAGGGTTTGATATACCGCTTTTTTGTCCGTTGGTGATTCAATAGCAGTCCGATTAAAACCTATAGCACTCTCTTTACCATATACATCAAAATAGGGCAGTTCTTCCTTAAAATACTGAATCCCCTTATAGAACTTCTCTTTACTCATTTCCTATTGCCTTTGCCTTCTCACCAGTGTATGTCTTCCCATTGTTACATTTTTCTGCCATATAGTCCAATAAATCCTCAACAGTGTTTCAATATGTATTTTTGTATAATTTATATCCCAGGGACCCAGCAATACCCACGTATTTTTAGTATACCCTCACTCGCCAACCTCCTACAACAGGTAAAAGGAGTGGCGCTGTAAACCAAACATTACTTAACCAAAGGAGATTAGGAGGAAGGAGAAAGAGGAGAAACAAGGAGAATAACCAAGGGAATAGTGATAAAACTGAGAAGAGTAGAAAGAATAATAGTGCGGGAAACAAGAATAGTATCGCCACCAAACTCCTCTACCATGACGGCAGTATTAACTGCAGTGGGCATGGCAGTTTGTATTACAAATACCTGTAGGTCTAGGCCTTTAAACCCTAGCCAAAGACCCACAAAATAGGCCAAGAAAGGGGCAAACAACAGTTTGACCACACTGGCCAAAAACTGGGTTAAATTGAATACAATAGCAGTACGACTCAGCTGAATACCGAGAATAATCAAAGCGATGGGAATAGAAGATATGCCCAACCACTCAATACTCTTGCCCAAATTAAAGGGAAGGGCAACATGAGTTATTTGAAGTCCAATGCCTATCAGCATAGCCCAAATCAGGGGAAGTCGGAAAATGGTGTTGAGACTCTTGAGAAAAGACTCCCCCTTTAACAGGGCCGGTAGAATCCCAAAAAGCAGAATACTCGAGCCAATCATGTAAATAATAGCCCTTTGTAGACCGTCCTGTCCAAAGGCAAAGGCAACAATAGAAAGTCCCATATTCCCATTGTTAGGACAAAGAAGAATAGCAAACAAATTCCGCCGGAATTCCCTCGGTAACCTAAAAATCCTACAAAAAAACACTATTGCCCCGTACAGAATTAAAGATATAATCCCATAACCCAACAGAAAACCTATACCCACACTCCCATATACCGAACTGCGATAAAAACTGTCAGTTACTAACGCCGGTGCCAAAATATAAACACTCAATTGAGACAGTGTGGAGGAATCTAAATCTAGTCTTTTACCCGCAATATAACCTAATACAATAATAAATCCCACTGGCACAACTGCCTGAAGAATAATGTCCATAAAAACACAAAAAAGTTACAAAGCTCATCAGGCTGGCAGACCTGTACCCTCTGGATGTAAAATAATCCTATAGTGAAAAGGGAGAAAAGTGGTAACAAGAGTGACCGTCTCACCCACAAAAACCGGCATTTATAGTCAAGTACCAGATAGTTTCGGCAGATTCGGCAACTACGGCGGTAAATATGTCCCAGAAACCCTAATGCCCGCCCTGGCAGAGTTGGAAACTGCATACAACAAGTATAAAAACGACCCCGACTTCCAATCAGAATTAAACCAACTACTAAAAGACTACGTGGGTAGAGAAACCCCCCTTTATTTCGCCGAAAGACTTAGCCAACACTACGCCCGCCCCCAAGACGGCTTCTACCCAGAAATTTACCTCAAAAGGGAGGACCTAAACCACACAGGGGCTCATAAAATCAACAACGCCCTCGGACAAGTACTTCTGGCCAGAAGAATGGGCAAAAGGAGAATTATAGCTGAAACCGGTGCCGGACAACATGGTGTCGCTACAGCCACAGTCTGCGCCCGTTTTGGCCTGGAGTGCGTCATTTACATGGGCGTGGAAGACATGGAAAGACAAAAACTCAACGTTTTCCGCATGGGTTTGTTGGGTGCTACAGTAAAACCAGTGGCTGCAGGCACCGGCACCCTCAAAGATGCTACCTCCGAAGCCATCCGCGACTGGGTCACTAATGTGGAGAACACCCATTATGTCCTAGGCTCCGTCGCTGGCCCTCACCCCTACCCCATGATGGTAAGAGACTTTCATCGTGTTATCGGCAGGGAAACCCGAAAACAGTGCCTAGAAAAATGGGGCGGCCTCCCCGATATCCTCATGGCCTGTGTCGGTGGCGGCTCCAATGCTATGGGACTATTCTATGAATTTGTAGATGAGCCTACCGTCCGTCTCATCGGCGTAGAAGCGGCCGGCAGTGGCATCGAAACCGGAAAACATGCTGCCACCCTGACTCATGGCACCCCGGGCATACTACATGGCGCCCTCAGTTATCTGTTACAGGATGAGGAAGGACAAGTATTAGAGGCCCATTCCATCAGTGCTGGCCTGGACTACCCCGGCGTCGGCCCCGAACACAGCTATCTGAAAGATGTTGGTAGAGCTGAGTACTACTGCGTTACTGACCAGGAGGCCCTCGCCGCATTCCAACTAGTATCTAGGCTGGAAGGCATTATCCCGGCCCTGGAAACAGCCCACGCCTTTGCCTATCTAGAAACCCTTTGTCCCCAGCTGCAGGGCAAGCCCAGGATTGTTATAAACTGTTCCGGCCGGGGAGACAAGGATGTCCAAACCGCCGCCAAATATATCGAAGGCCTTGAACTATGATTCTAAACTAGAATTCATGCCCCCTACCCCTGGGCCCCGACTTGTTTTCCCAATTTTAGCTACAATGAGAGAAGACAGTAAGTATAACTACCCGGGGCTGAATCTCTAAGAGTATGGAAAAGAAGTGGGAAAACCCTGTCCTATCAGACAGAGAGTTGGAAATCATTGAACTGGTTGCTACTGGCCTAACCAATCAAGACATTGCCAAAAAACTAGACATCAGCAAACGGACAGTGGACAACCATATCAGCAATATCCTAACCAAAACTAAAACCGAAAACCGCGTAGAATTAGTCCGTTGGGCACTACAATGGGGCAAAATCTGCATCGACCAGGTCAACTGTTGTAGTCTCCCACGCCGTGAGGAATCCTAATACTACCCCCCTTGAGCTACACTACTATGCTACCACCCCTCCGTCCCCTCCTCCCCCTTGAAAGGCCCGATGATATTGCTAGTAATCCAACCTCCATAAAAACCACCCGGCTGGGGTTTTACCCTCTCCCCATTCACATAACACCCATCCATCATCCCCGCATAAAAGGCTACATAACCCGCTATGTCTCTAAATGCCTTCGTGGGATTCGGGTAGCACCACGCAGCACGTCTGGCCTGTCTTTCCCCTACCACCACATCATAATAGTGGGCAACTCCCTTCCACTCGCAAAAAGAATACCCCCCACACTGCTTTAGACACTCCATCCGAAGGTCCACAGGCGGTATATAGTACACTGGCGGGTGAGACGTCTCTAACACCCTGTAACTGTCTGTTGTATCCGCTATCTTCTCCCCCGCAAAAATCACCTCTATCCTCCCCGTAAACCTCTCCACCCGCGGTGGCCGAGGATAATCCCAAACCCACTCCTCTCCCGGCTTTAATACCGGCCGTTGTCCTCTTCCTGCCATAGTCCAATTATTTTGCCCCTTCCTCACGGTTGTCGTTGCCGGCAGAAAAGTCCTCTTCCCCCGCTCTATCCATCGCCCTCAAAGCCCTTTCAAATTGCATTCTCTGTTCCGCATTACGCAAGAAGTACCCGCTCATCATTGCTGACGCCAACAGTCTCCCCAGGTTTTCTCTACTTGTGCTTACCACTACCCCGAAATGCTCGGAGGGCAGAGTACCTAACATTCCAATTATATTACGCTCCATGATTTGAAAAACCTCGGGGGTTTGTGGCTTCGACAACTGGCTTATAACCTCGGGGCTGAGGGATTGGATGTACTCCAACAGACTATTATGTTGTGTTTCTCCTTGGTAGAAGAATTTATTGGGATTATTGCCAGTGTAGTTCATGTTCATAGCTACTCCCCCTCTGTCTTTCCCAAATCCGCTCCTAGTTACAAGGTTAGCAATGAAAACGAGAACCTGACTTGGGTAAAACCGAACTGAAATTATCGTTTTTTCCTCCTTCCTCCCCCCCGCCAGTGGAGAAAACAAATCTCATTCTATTTCTGCTTTCATTCTCTCCAAAGTGCAGTGCAGTTGTTCAAAAACTTTTTCCAGCGTCATGCCAAACTGACCCAAATTTGTCTTTAATTGTTCGATAGCCATCCTGGCCATAAAGTCATCTGACAATTCAAAACGCTTCATAAAAATCCTATAACGCTCCATTACTTCTTCCATTTTCTCTATGAAAATCTTCTTGCCTTCCCGATCAAATTTGCCATAGTTGGCCCCCAATTTTATGAGGGCTTGATAATCCTCAAACAACTTTTTGGCCTCTTGTTGTACTACCTCTGAATCGAAAAATCCCATAACTACCCCTTATTCACCAGTACTAATAAGTCGCAGTCCGGCCTACATTTCTATTATAAAATTGTCAATATCATTTTCCCACATACGGATTCCCGAAAACTACAAAAACATGTCACCCCTTCATGGCAAAAAAAAATTAATTGCCATCATCCTAGCCCTTTTGGGCACTGCCACACCCCTTAGCGGTTTACACAAATTTTATCTCGGCCAGCCCCTCTGGGGTGTCATTTATCTACTCTTAGCTTGGCAAACCCCCATGGTTCGTATTGCCTGTGCCATTGACATTGTAATCTATCTTTTGTATCCCCTGAGTCTTTTTCCCGCCAACAAAAATTATTCTTCCTCCCGGATAACAGAAGCCTCTCAGATAACAGAAGTAGCCAACGCCATTAGGGAATTGGAAAGACTACGTCAAGAGGGTTTGATTTCCGAATACGAGTTTGAGCAAAAACGTCGTCAGCTACTCCAGTAGTCTTTTCATGTCAATTAGCCTTTGGTTTTATTGTACCCCTACCTCCCGTCCACCACTGCCAAACACCAGTACACTATCATACTCTAGTGGCTCCCATCCTACATCAAAACCTAAATTCCACGCCGTTTGTCTTGCCTTTCTAAACACCCGAAAACTGTCAGGTCTAACTATGAATGCAATGTAATTCTCCCTAGGATTCAATTGCTTTAAAAAATTGACAAACTCCTCTATTGTTTCTCCACTCACATCCTTCCTCGGTTGAAAAACTATGCCCCCATTCTCCCCAATAGTTACAATATATTTTCCGTTGTCCACATAGAAGTTTTTTATCCTCTCTAGCCTGCTGTTCATACATAGTTGATATTCCTGGGCCTTTCTGAGATAATATTCGTACATATACTCAGGGGTATCCCGACCAATTTCTGGCATTTCACAGGAGGGGAGACTGGCTATAAGTTCGTCTATTTTTTCCTCAATTTCCGGGGCACTTATTAAAAACACTTGGTTATTCCTCAGCTCAAAAAATTTTGGGGTTTTACTGGTTTCTTTTCGCAGAGGCGTGCGAATTGTCCTCCCCGATTCCACTGCTAACAGACTTACAAAAAGCCCGATAAACATCAGAACTCCTACTGTGTTTGTTAAAATGTCCAGAAAGGAATCTAAATTCTGACTCGGTTTTTCTATTTTCCTACTCTTTCTATCTCTCATAAATCTCCAGGTTGCCACTATTTTATCTTATGTTTAGTTTCCAATCTTCATCAATTGGCTCGTAGCCTATATCCACTTTTTCCCTTTCAATTATATCCCTCACTTTTTGAAAAACTCCTATCCCCTTTGGCCTTACTGCCACTATAATGTACTCCTTCTCCCTGTTCAATTTCACCTCGTTGATGAGTCTTAACAAGGCAGAATCAGGAGTATTTAAGCTACTAACGGGAACGAATTTTCCACTAGGGTAAACCACAACTCCATTTTCCCGACACTCAATATATCGAGGGTTTTTTCTCTGGTTATTTCCCACCTCGGCTTTGGCAATAATGGTTACCTGTGGGCCACTGCTAAGGGTTTGACTGCTGATAACTATAATAAGCAGAATTAAACTGCCAATAGTGCAGGCCAAAACTGACAAAAAGGGGAATAACTCCAATTCGGCTTTTTGGTAGTTTCTTTTCCTCCTAGCCATGGCAATATTACTTCTCGATTTGTTCCACCAAACGGATAACCCTGGGTTTACTTAACTCCTGTAATGTAGGTTTTAATCCCTCGATTTTTTCCTCTAGGCTTGCCATAGTCTTATGGATGTCATCCAAGTATTTTAGCAGGTCGACTATTTGTTCTAAACTAGTCTTCAGAGACTGTAACTTGGCAATCTTATTACTAGCCTCTTGTAGGGATGCTATCCTTTCCCCAAGGTTTTCTGAAATCTGATTTAGCTGGTTGACAATGTTTTGAGAGGCATGAATTAACTCCTGACTGTTCGTCCGATGACTTTCTCTCATTAAATCCACTAGTTTTTCAATCTTGTTGGCTACTGAATCGCTGATATAATTCTGGTGGTTAATAGTTTCTAAAAATTTGGCTCTATCGGCTATAATAGTGCCGTTTATATCCCTTATAGACTCCAGCAACAATTGCTCTTGATGGTGAATACTTTGAAATTGTTCTACAAGTTTATCCACTAGATTTTTAGCTGCTTCTTGAGCATACTTCTCCGCTGGGGATACCAACTCCTCAACTGTAGGCAATGCTTGTTTGACACTGGCAATTAACTCCTCTTTTTTGGGCAGGTTTTTATCTAGAGTATCTGTGATGGTGTTGACAATCAACTGAGTATTAAAAGGGGCATTTTCTGCCCCAGAGTTTTCCTGTAAAAGGGGCAAAACACAGTCATTGATAAAAATATCCACGGCTAGGAGTAAGTTCGACTCCATTTTCTCCACTAATACCAAGGGAATCATCACAGCCACACTTAATAGTAGAGCTAA from Geminocystis sp. M7585_C2015_104 includes the following:
- a CDS encoding DUF1825 family protein; this encodes MGFFDSEVVQQEAKKLFEDYQALIKLGANYGKFDREGKKIFIEKMEEVMERYRIFMKRFELSDDFMARMAIEQLKTNLGQFGMTLEKVFEQLHCTLERMKAEIE
- a CDS encoding AEC family transporter, translating into MDIILQAVVPVGFIIVLGYIAGKRLDLDSSTLSQLSVYILAPALVTDSFYRSSVYGSVGIGFLLGYGIISLILYGAIVFFCRIFRLPREFRRNLFAILLCPNNGNMGLSIVAFAFGQDGLQRAIIYMIGSSILLFGILPALLKGESFLKSLNTIFRLPLIWAMLIGIGLQITHVALPFNLGKSIEWLGISSIPIALIILGIQLSRTAIVFNLTQFLASVVKLLFAPFLAYFVGLWLGFKGLDLQVFVIQTAMPTAVNTAVMVEEFGGDTILVSRTIILSTLLSFITIPLVILLVSPLSPSS
- a CDS encoding NINE protein; translation: MSPLHGKKKLIAIILALLGTATPLSGLHKFYLGQPLWGVIYLLLAWQTPMVRIACAIDIVIYLLYPLSLFPANKNYSSSRITEASQITEVANAIRELERLRQEGLISEYEFEQKRRQLLQ
- the cobM gene encoding precorrin-4 C(11)-methyltransferase, which codes for MRNVVYFLGAGPGDPELITLKAYKILKMADVVLLADSLVPNEILQYCSERAEIIPTSPLTLEEIVSLIKQKHHQGLKIARLHSGDLSLYSAVYEQITLLTKEGIFCELVPGISAYQAAAAKLGVELTVPYLVQTVILTRVAGTSSPMPPGEELATLASHRASLCLHLAAKHVTQCQQELLQHYPPDTPVAICHRVGWPDERIVIVPLTAMAQTTKEYGLTRHTLYIVSPALQQHDNINGHRSHLYHPQYGHRFRSS
- a CDS encoding MotA/TolQ/ExbB proton channel family protein, encoding MIQKKNKRQELDTNFFATISGALAASFLLYILIYGFSKDSYIGSLLLERGFTQPLTVFCAFLVVAITIDKYLKVSREKRILKNLETEIEQFSFRNHKSVQLLRLREDLYDINTMVTNRLGRIVAAYVESGSRKAVTDFALDDSSFYLSASEASYAVPRILVWAIPLLGFIGTVLGISSAVSGFTGFLDNTADVEQIKEGISAVTSGLAVAFDTTLLALLLSVAVMIPLVLVEKMESNLLLAVDIFINDCVLPLLQENSGAENAPFNTQLIVNTITDTLDKNLPKKEELIASVKQALPTVEELVSPAEKYAQEAAKNLVDKLVEQFQSIHHQEQLLLESIRDINGTIIADRAKFLETINHQNYISDSVANKIEKLVDLMRESHRTNSQELIHASQNIVNQLNQISENLGERIASLQEASNKIAKLQSLKTSLEQIVDLLKYLDDIHKTMASLEEKIEGLKPTLQELSKPRVIRLVEQIEK
- a CDS encoding response regulator transcription factor, encoding MEKKWENPVLSDRELEIIELVATGLTNQDIAKKLDISKRTVDNHISNILTKTKTENRVELVRWALQWGKICIDQVNCCSLPRREES
- a CDS encoding DUF427 domain-containing protein, which gives rise to MAGRGQRPVLKPGEEWVWDYPRPPRVERFTGRIEVIFAGEKIADTTDSYRVLETSHPPVYYIPPVDLRMECLKQCGGYSFCEWKGVAHYYDVVVGERQARRAAWCYPNPTKAFRDIAGYVAFYAGMMDGCYVNGERVKPQPGGFYGGWITSNIIGPFKGEEGTEGW
- a CDS encoding DUF760 domain-containing protein, coding for MNYTGNNPNKFFYQGETQHNSLLEYIQSLSPEVISQLSKPQTPEVFQIMERNIIGMLGTLPSEHFGVVVSTSRENLGRLLASAMMSGYFLRNAEQRMQFERALRAMDRAGEEDFSAGNDNREEGAK
- a CDS encoding phosphoketolase, yielding MSKEKFYKGIQYFKEELPYFDVYGKESAIGFNRTAIESPTDKKAVYQTLLAADALRYLTLHITASKESGHPGGFASIAEGIAALVMLGYKNIITEVGHHAPGFYSMVFLDRSLEKMGIYTVEELSERFREMHGLLGHLSGQIPGLLNPAGPLGQGQHFAMAAAFLHPNVLFPVTIGDGGLGEPYVMSSFAHFNTAYPHITNFLPILVWNGYSQEHHSMVSTKTNEEMVAYWRAHGFKEVILVDAKEFDDASQEGDYVDSTKFSWEKRLEFTQAVLTATDKAAKSALSGNLTVLIIKQLKGAGVHKTGSKSHNLYPGDSLDKDYIANALKERALTEEAWELVRTNFVRAGGGPNAEKAVTEFVYPLPELGELPLTEYAIGEKKVATTAMGEIIVHVGKKDPKFVITNADGNAASGINNVNMGLKIIHPTVDETYYQQPEGQVYEPLSEDACAGLAASLALLGGRSLWCSYESFAVNGLPIWQTVTQAMAELRRETPSTITLFTAGALEQGRNGWTHQRPEIENYLAAMMRNGNVFPLFPCDANSIQVCYEWALNTKNKGIIITASKTALPVLTTFQQTREALDRGGVIIHQSEGKGKVVFAVVGDMILQPVLAAARILEGEGIGVKVVSVISPRRLYRPTDVAWESSMAADGLFLDHEGFEELFGGDVLIGVTGGGSAMLEPVLLRSKLPRDVFAWKRGETTATAAQLMAYNGLTGEALAKRAKELL
- the trpB gene encoding tryptophan synthase subunit beta; this translates as MVTRVTVSPTKTGIYSQVPDSFGRFGNYGGKYVPETLMPALAELETAYNKYKNDPDFQSELNQLLKDYVGRETPLYFAERLSQHYARPQDGFYPEIYLKREDLNHTGAHKINNALGQVLLARRMGKRRIIAETGAGQHGVATATVCARFGLECVIYMGVEDMERQKLNVFRMGLLGATVKPVAAGTGTLKDATSEAIRDWVTNVENTHYVLGSVAGPHPYPMMVRDFHRVIGRETRKQCLEKWGGLPDILMACVGGGSNAMGLFYEFVDEPTVRLIGVEAAGSGIETGKHAATLTHGTPGILHGALSYLLQDEEGQVLEAHSISAGLDYPGVGPEHSYLKDVGRAEYYCVTDQEALAAFQLVSRLEGIIPALETAHAFAYLETLCPQLQGKPRIVINCSGRGDKDVQTAAKYIEGLEL